CGTGGCAGTGACCGAACTGGCCGTGGCAGTGTCCGAACTGGCCGTGGCAGTGTCCGAACTGGCCGTGGCAGTGTCCGAACTGGCCGTGGCAGTGACCGAACTGGCCGTGGCAGTGTCCGAACTGGCCGTGGCAGTGTCCGAACTGGCCGTGGCAGTGTCCGAACTGGCCGTGGCAGTGTCCGAACTGGCCGTGGCAGTGTCTGAACTGGCCGTGGCAGTGTCCGAACTGGCCGGAATAGGCAAATCATCTCCCGCACCCTCAATACCAGCAACCCCTGCTTCCAGTGGAAGTTCGCCGACAGGTTCCGCTGCAGGAACATCATTGCCGGCACCCTCAATCGGGCGTACTTCCTCAGCCGACAGAGACAGATCGTCGCCGGAAGCGACCGGTTCTGCCGGAACAGGTTCCGCTGCGGGCAAATCATTGCCCGCACCCTCAATACCAGCGACCCCTACTTCCAGTGGAAGGTCGCCGCCATCCACAGCCCTCCTCTTCCTCATCAACTTCCGCTTCCTCCTCAACGAATGGAGAATCCAAAGAATTTTTCTCATTCCTCTACCCAGATTGAACCCGAAATGACGCCGTCCACAACTGCGGAACATTTCTTTCGTCCTCCAAGagctcctcttttcttttttaccctAAATATGAATATCATCCAATTTATACCTAATTGatgtcaaaataaaataataatagaaaattatatCAGATTGCTACGGCATCATAAACGACGTCGATTGAATGCTGATTCAGGAAGAACTTATTTTTGGCGGTGAGTtaatttgaaaattgtttttttttcaaacaaataatatatatatttttctcttaaatgaaataatagatcattatattatattataataatataacgaTTTCGGCAAATTGATTCTCCCTATTCATTTTTAGGTCCCTGATTTGATCCAAATGATACCGTACGTTAAAGGGTGTGTttgaaatcgcaattttttaaaaacgcaattctcaaacgattaattttctgcgatttggtctaaaatcataatttttgtctacgaaatctcatcgcagaaaatgaatcgtttgagaattgcgtttttaaaaaattgcgatttgaaaaagcagaattttaaatgctaatttgcgattttaaaggataaactacgattttactaaacgtttaactgtgttttaaaaaatcacttttttaaatcgcacatttttaaatcgttatttttaaatcacattttttgaaatcgcaaacccaaacggatctAAATAATCTaatactgaaaaatagaaacaaaatagAGTATGTAATTCTCTCTATACTTATTCCACTTGAGTTAGGAAAAAATACTGTTATtttccaaaatgaaaaataaattatttgtatatttattttgcaGTACAAATATATCCAAACATGGTAACTCAATTTGGTAATTTGATTCTCATAATTCTTTTTTAGTCCATAATTTAATCTAAATTATAGCCTGCATGCACAACAATAATTTGGTGTTATACTTCTAGGGGCGTAACAAACTCAATAAACAAAGTTCAACACCTTttttacattatatatatacacgatagaaaaaaaaaaaaaaaaaaaaaaaaaaaaaaaaaaaaaaggtgttgaaATTTGTTAATTGTGTTTGtttctcataaattattttctttaggCTATAGTGTGTTATAATTATTAAAGAAGCGCTAGGTTTTTTCCCCAATTGAGACCTTTATGTACTTTCTATTTCAATACTAaagtttttcttaaaagaaaaaaaaaatcagaatataGTCATTTGGTGTTTTAATTCGAGTGGTGTAACAAACCCAAGAAAAGAACCGGATGAAACAATCgatcattatattatattataataatataatgattTCAGCAAATTAATTCTCCCTATTCATTTTTATGACAAAGAATTTGCAACACTTATGAACTTTTAGGATCTAAGTTCTAACAAGTTTCATATTTCATGTTCAAGTTTCTAATAGGTTAGACCTTTGTTGGAAAGtatgttaaaatattacttaaataattaaattcactattttctatcagtttaagcttttgagtcaactagtgatttaacatgatatcagagtagAAATTTTGAGTTTTAACTTGAACTCTacaatttatctttcatttcaacTAAATACTTCACATGTTGGGCCTCACTCATTGGTGACTTAACATAATGTGCTCAAACAATCTTGAGCCTGAGTTTTAGAGAAATTGAGACAACAAgaagattaaaaagaaaaaaaaaaaaaaaacacattgaaTTAACATGAATGCACAAAAGGCTAAAACTTTATCAAACAACATACAAACCACTAAAGGGTTGGTTCATATaggaaatacaaatacaaaaagatAATACGACAGTGCAATGATCTTTGTCTCTATGTAACAACACAGACAACTTTATGTTGCAAACCAAACATGACTTCCAGCAAACATGTTTAACATCGGATCATGTCCATCGACCCCTTCAACTATTCAAACCCCAGTGCCAGTACAGATTGGAGTTCTAGAAGCATAGTAAATGGTGCAACCCTTTGGAGCATAGCAGCAATTGCACGGCGGAGTGAGTTGCTTACTGCCCGAAGATGGGTAGATCATATACCCTACATAGTCCATGCATACATTAGGGCATACTATTGCCTTCACAGTTATTGGATTCACGCTCAGTAGAATTGCACCTGCtcatcaaaatcatcaacacaacacaacatTTGAGAAAGTAAGTTTGTAAGTTCATGTGATGCTTATGATCACGTTagccactaaataattaaatttgattatggCTAACGTGACAGTGTCGCGCAGATTACTACATTAGTTTGTAAAGAGTCGTAGTAAAAACTGGAGGACGTCAAACattttcttagaattttttgcATGCAAAAGTTTGCATTTCGTGGGATGAGACACATCTTGTCATCCATATATGGACACTAgattatcaaacaaaaaaatcaatagagATAATAGAACAAGctaaaccaaaaagagaagataaaTCGAGATCACAAAAATTGAATAGGAGTAAGAGCTTACTACACAAAATGAGAAGATGTATTGCACCAACTTTGTTGCCAGCAACCATATTTCCTCTATCTATTTTGAGGGGTTAACATTGCATAATATTTATAGTACTCCAcggaagaaaaattaaaaataaaaactaaaaaagttggTATATTACACTCTTAACAGTTGCAAGATCAGGTATATATATGGAATATTCATCATATACATGGTTTGCATGCACCAAAATCAACTTTGCAAGAAGCATTTGAACACTAAGTAATTATGGCTTCCTTCAACATTTTAGAAGCCAACAATGGCAGAAATCAAGTTCCTCATTTGCTCATATATATGATAATAATTTTCAACTTAATAGTAGATTCTCTTTTTCATTGAGATTGAAATATTGGAGTATTCTATTTGACATTGTACTTGTTAGTTAATTAGTCTATTTATGTGattaacaataatatataatttccaAACACTTGATCACTTTTCTGGTTCTTTTGCTTCTCTAAGAATAGTCTTGTTAATATGCTTTATTTGTCTTATTATCTTTTTCctcattcatttttattttgtatttatttttctattctagattgattgaatgattttatatatataacgcCTTAACACATACTCTATCAAAAAAGGTTTCTTTTTCTAATGTCGTTAGCCGCGACGAGATGTCAACTTCGTGTTGACTTAATATTatttgaagtatatatatacttacatttgtttatttcttgCATGTACACATCTCttatttgtatcattaatatTGGATTACCATCATTGATCATTCCTAATATGCTTAATAAAAAGTTTCTCACTTCAAACTGAATTTGTGAAAGAGTGaagttgaaataaataaattcagtgACCAAATTTAGGCCTCCAAACATGCGTGtgtatgtctatatatatatatagtgtattcATCATCGGAATAAATATGgtcaaaaaatcatcaattttaGTCAAAGGGAAAATATTTAGGGTATTACAGTTTTATTATAACTCATTTAAAAACTGATGTAACAGCCCAAGTGGCACTGCCACATCAactacaatcaaatttaattatttagtggctAACGTGGCAGCTCGTACGCAGAAACGTCCTCCCTCGAAAGCCTCGGTGGGGTAGGCCACTGCTGCTCTTCTTCCCGTTCGACTTGCACTGTCTTTTGGCTGCTCCTCCTTCTTAGTCGAAGGTGACTCATTGCTCTCTATTTTGGTCATTAACACCTTTTCTTGGACTGCCCGAGTTCTCCCTTGTTAGCTTACTACCACCAATAGCTCAACCTCTTCAAAGACTAGACCGCTTCTAAGGTCTCTATATGTGACAATTCTCGGGCACACTTAGTTGTTAAATGTGTCGCTTCCTACTTGTTGTTTGGAAgcattctcaaaaaaaatttattccttGCCTCTCTTAGGATTAAGAGCGGTAAAGACCCCCATTGTAATTCTCCTCTTTTCCCCTTTCcccatatttaaaaaataaaaatactttgtAAGTGTCGCATAAACTACTACGTCAGTTTGTAAAAGAGTTGTAGTACCCTTAGCAACACTCTAGTAAAGATATCGCCAACCTTGAAATTCAATAACGAGTTTCTAAGAGTATTACAACTTTTGTTTACAGATCACTATCAAATCAAAAGGAAGAATGGATCAATGGTACTGTAATTAGGGAGGCACTAAAAACTTATGCAATTAGATGGTTGCCAGATTCTTCCGAGACATTGGTTTCTGATGCTCTGCTTTCGTGGATGCcaagtttggtagtttgtggggtgggtggtgttcccGCGAGCCTGTGTGCTCATGGGGTGGggctgtggaagaatatcaggaaatgGTGGGGGAGTTTTTCTGGTCTCTCTAGATTGGAAGTGGGGGATGGGgctaggacaaaattttggcatgatctgtggtgcgggg
This DNA window, taken from Alnus glutinosa chromosome 5, dhAlnGlut1.1, whole genome shotgun sequence, encodes the following:
- the LOC133868432 gene encoding uncharacterized protein LOC133868432 — encoded protein: MFRSCGRRHFGFNLGRGMRKILWILHSLRRKRKLMRKRRAVDGGDLPLEVGVAGIEGAGNDLPAAEPVPAEPVASGDDLSLSAEEVRPIEGAGNDVPAAEPVGELPLEAGVAGIEGAGDDLPIPASSDTATASSDTATASSDTATASSDTATASSDTATASSDTATASSVTATASSDTATASSDTATASSDTATASSVTATASSDTASDNVSAESGLASDDIGAGSYVASDDIGAGSYALPMEQVSGALSSSDCETFRVTSLDEVKELESKLKDSHKPWKVFFASSLNVEEKDSIVSYCQFENLQYEEIGEANLEENSDAEIKILVEEDESTASN